From the Thermus thermamylovorans genome, one window contains:
- a CDS encoding tripartite tricarboxylate transporter permease, which produces MVELGHALANVVTLPTLISLLIGIVLGLLGGALPGITITLTMVLLLPFTFYLSPEASIALLLGTYVAGFTGGAFSAITLNMPGTPSAAGTALDGYPLAQKGQADLALFLAIIGSLFGGVLGFLVLVSFTPVVASFAIRFGPPEVAMLILSALTLVIVFSSGNLLKGLLSAGIGAALALVGLDPVTGVPRYTLGQLELQDGIPFLIALIGLFAFPQLVQALGGRKDVFVKPMPFRVRQLLQRALSWSMVRVAAVGALIGTMVGAIPGTGGPIAVFLAYGAIRRVLPRERRTLLGKGAPEGVVACEASNSAVSPGALMPLITLGIPGDPVTAVLLGALIIHGLAPGPLFFQQNTTFVYEIFAVVALAILLTSLVALLGARLLLLALNLPRPYLASLISTLVLLGTYSIRNNFFDVGLMLLFGVLGFVFQRFNFPVVPLLLAIILFRPLEQNLRMALTLSGGDLGIFLNRPIALLFLLVATAALFASLRGEYLRALQRKRGFS; this is translated from the coding sequence ATGGTAGAGCTTGGGCACGCGCTAGCCAATGTAGTTACTTTGCCAACGCTAATCTCGCTGCTAATTGGCATTGTCCTCGGCCTCTTGGGTGGCGCCTTGCCCGGAATCACCATCACCCTAACCATGGTTTTGCTTCTACCTTTTACCTTTTACCTCTCTCCTGAAGCCTCTATCGCCCTCCTCCTCGGAACTTACGTAGCCGGCTTTACTGGAGGCGCGTTTTCCGCCATAACCCTTAACATGCCCGGAACGCCATCGGCAGCGGGAACGGCTCTGGACGGTTACCCCCTGGCCCAGAAGGGTCAAGCCGACCTGGCCCTCTTCCTGGCCATCATCGGCTCTCTGTTCGGGGGTGTCCTGGGATTCTTGGTTTTGGTTTCCTTCACGCCTGTCGTCGCCAGCTTCGCCATACGCTTTGGCCCTCCGGAAGTCGCAATGCTAATCCTTAGCGCTTTAACCTTGGTCATCGTCTTCAGCAGCGGTAACCTCCTCAAAGGCCTTCTTTCCGCAGGCATCGGTGCAGCCCTGGCACTAGTGGGTTTGGATCCCGTTACGGGAGTTCCTCGGTACACCCTTGGGCAGCTAGAGCTACAGGATGGGATTCCTTTTCTTATCGCCCTCATAGGTCTCTTTGCTTTTCCTCAGCTGGTACAGGCGCTCGGCGGTCGAAAAGACGTATTCGTAAAACCCATGCCCTTTCGTGTAAGGCAACTCCTTCAACGTGCCCTCTCATGGTCCATGGTCCGGGTCGCAGCGGTAGGTGCCCTTATTGGTACGATGGTAGGCGCTATCCCGGGAACGGGGGGGCCAATCGCGGTGTTCCTTGCGTATGGAGCGATACGCCGTGTGCTCCCACGCGAGCGGCGGACCTTGCTAGGAAAGGGGGCTCCGGAAGGGGTGGTGGCCTGCGAGGCATCCAACAGCGCAGTCAGTCCGGGAGCGCTGATGCCCCTCATAACCCTTGGGATTCCCGGGGATCCCGTGACAGCGGTCCTTCTGGGAGCACTGATCATTCACGGTCTGGCTCCGGGACCCTTGTTCTTCCAGCAAAACACCACTTTTGTCTACGAGATCTTTGCCGTGGTAGCCTTGGCTATTCTGCTGACCTCCCTGGTAGCTCTGCTAGGAGCCAGACTCCTTTTGCTGGCCCTGAACCTACCGCGCCCATACTTGGCATCTCTTATCTCTACCCTGGTGCTTCTCGGGACATACAGCATCCGCAACAACTTTTTTGATGTTGGCCTGATGCTCCTCTTCGGCGTCCTGGGGTTTGTCTTTCAACGCTTTAACTTTCCCGTAGTTCCCCTTTTACTTGCCATCATCCTTTTCCGACCACTGGAACAAAACCTGCGCATGGCTCTAACCTTATCCGGAGGTGATCTAGGAATTTTTCTTAACCGCCCCATAGCTCTTCTCTTTTTGCTGGTCGCCACTGCGGCCCTTTTCGCTAGCCTCAGGGGAGAGTATCTTAGAGCACTCCAGAGAAAGCGGGGTTTTTCTTAA
- a CDS encoding tripartite tricarboxylate transporter substrate binding protein — MGGGAVGYAFLRTSPADGYTVAWASPALLTNYRMGTMPFSHRELTPIAMVSVQAMAWVIRTDAPWRTLEDLARFAQSNPGRVRVATAGVGSGTDMAAIAVANALRIQIVRVPLGSGARVPALLRGDVEVASLPIPEAIEHVKAGQLRVLVVTTRERDPAVPEAPTLRDLGFNLSLELFRGLVGPRGIPAERIQILAEAVRRAAGDPEWRHFGERNSFIPRYMGPQAFAAYLDQQDFVIRSALGAGR, encoded by the coding sequence GTGGGGGGGGGGGCCGTGGGTTACGCTTTCCTACGCACCTCACCCGCAGATGGCTATACCGTCGCTTGGGCTTCGCCTGCGCTGCTGACCAATTACCGTATGGGCACAATGCCCTTTTCCCATAGGGAGCTTACTCCCATAGCCATGGTTTCTGTCCAGGCCATGGCTTGGGTGATTCGGACAGACGCTCCTTGGAGAACGCTGGAAGACTTGGCCCGCTTTGCCCAATCCAACCCAGGAAGGGTACGGGTCGCTACCGCGGGGGTAGGAAGTGGTACAGACATGGCCGCCATTGCGGTAGCCAATGCCCTCAGAATTCAGATTGTACGTGTCCCTTTGGGATCAGGTGCGCGGGTACCCGCTTTGCTTCGGGGGGACGTCGAAGTGGCCTCCTTACCGATCCCCGAGGCCATAGAACACGTCAAAGCTGGCCAGCTCCGCGTTCTGGTGGTTACCACTAGGGAACGGGATCCTGCAGTCCCAGAAGCGCCCACACTCAGAGATTTGGGGTTCAACTTAAGCCTTGAACTCTTTAGGGGATTGGTTGGGCCTCGGGGCATACCTGCAGAAAGGATCCAGATCCTGGCAGAAGCAGTCCGAAGGGCAGCGGGAGATCCTGAGTGGCGGCACTTCGGCGAACGCAACTCTTTTATCCCCCGCTACATGGGCCCCCAAGCCTTTGCTGCTTATTTGGACCAACAAGACTTCGTGATCCGTTCCGCGTTAGGAGCAGGCCGCTAG
- a CDS encoding Tm-1-like ATP-binding domain-containing protein, with translation MGGIGLAIVATLDTKGWEAAFLRDVLEDQGAQPYLVDIGIHRSPPFSPSVSREEVANAVXWLVKGVCIEYPKGGQ, from the coding sequence ATGGGGGGGATCGGCTTGGCCATTGTGGCAACCCTAGATACTAAGGGCTGGGAAGCCGCCTTCCTACGCGATGTCCTCGAGGATCAAGGCGCTCAACCTTACTTGGTAGATATCGGCATCCACCGATCCCCTCCCTTTTCCCCCAGCGTTTCGCGGGAAGAAGTAGCTAATGCAGTANTTTGGCTTGTCAAGGGGGTATGCATTGAATATCCGAAAGGGGGGCAGTAG
- a CDS encoding molybdopterin molybdotransferase MoeA has translation MRANLSVEEALELVLAEARGEPGVEELPLGEALGRVLAEDLASLADHPDQDDTAIDGYACREADALGASRESPARLRVIGESPAGRPFRGRVGPGEAVAVYTGAPIPEGTDAVVRVEDTRREGDEVLLFAPASPKDIRPKGDDLRRGEVYLRRGDLLTPGRLGLAAAMGHPQVRVFRPPRVGILSTGDEVVEPGEPLPYGGVYNSNAYSLLGLVREAGGEPVLLGKVEDEPQRVLARLEGAGRLDLLLTSGGVSMGEYDVVRKVLEERGEVLFWKVKQQPGGPLLLARLDGLPVLGLPGNPVSSMVTFFLYGRPFLYRLLRRTEPPYRALRAKALTPFRGAAGKKVFRRGILSFEGELVVRTTGNQSSGVLRSMALGNALVVIPPDQEVREGEAVEAIPLTFVL, from the coding sequence ATGCGGGCGAACCTCAGCGTGGAAGAGGCCCTGGAGCTGGTCCTAGCCGAGGCCCGGGGGGAGCCCGGCGTGGAGGAGCTTCCCCTGGGGGAGGCCCTGGGCCGGGTGCTGGCGGAAGACCTGGCCTCCTTGGCGGACCACCCCGACCAGGACGACACCGCCATCGACGGCTACGCCTGCCGGGAGGCGGACGCCCTAGGGGCTTCCCGGGAAAGCCCGGCGCGCCTCCGGGTGATCGGGGAGTCCCCCGCGGGGAGGCCCTTCAGGGGACGGGTAGGGCCGGGCGAGGCAGTGGCGGTCTACACGGGGGCCCCCATCCCCGAGGGGACGGACGCGGTGGTGCGGGTGGAGGACACCCGGAGGGAGGGGGACGAGGTCCTCCTCTTCGCCCCTGCGAGCCCCAAGGACATAAGGCCCAAGGGGGACGACCTCAGGCGGGGGGAGGTCTACCTCCGGCGGGGGGACCTCCTCACCCCCGGCAGGCTCGGCCTGGCCGCGGCCATGGGCCACCCCCAGGTGCGGGTCTTCCGCCCTCCCCGGGTGGGGATCCTCTCCACCGGGGACGAGGTGGTGGAGCCGGGAGAGCCCTTGCCCTATGGTGGGGTCTACAACTCCAACGCCTACAGTCTCCTGGGCCTGGTGCGGGAGGCGGGGGGGGAGCCGGTCCTCCTGGGCAAGGTGGAGGACGAGCCCCAAAGGGTGCTCGCCCGCCTGGAAGGGGCGGGGCGGCTGGACCTCCTCCTCACCTCGGGGGGGGTGTCCATGGGGGAGTACGACGTGGTGCGCAAGGTCTTGGAGGAGCGGGGAGAGGTCCTCTTCTGGAAGGTGAAGCAACAGCCCGGGGGGCCCTTGCTCCTTGCCCGTCTGGACGGGCTTCCCGTCCTGGGCCTGCCGGGGAACCCGGTGTCCAGCATGGTGACCTTCTTCCTCTACGGGAGACCCTTCCTCTACAGGCTCCTCCGGCGCACCGAGCCCCCTTACCGCGCCCTTAGGGCCAAAGCCCTCACCCCCTTCCGCGGGGCAGCGGGCAAGAAGGTCTTCCGCCGGGGGATCCTCTCCTTTGAGGGAGAGCTCGTGGTGCGCACCACGGGGAACCAGTCGAGCGGGGTGCTCCGCTCCATGGCCCTGGGCAACGCCCTGGTGGTGATCCCTCCGGACCAAGAGGTGCGGGAGGGGGAGGCGGTGGAGGCCATCCCCTTGACATTCGTGCTCTAG
- a CDS encoding creatininase family protein — protein MSKRLRNLLEMPYVDVAERLKEGCDTVLVPVGSTEKHGPHIPLGTDSLITYHVVQEAAEAADVLHTPLMPFGYSPHHMGLPGEGTGSVTLAAETYRRVLHDVARSLIFHGFKKIIFVSHHGSNTKPIDEILRALRYATGAFLAFYKTPTEREIELLKGILEGPPEETPGWHSGELETSAMMALVPHAVFMERAREGRAHAPSWMGPAFSKKDGTGTVIFQGSENIWVPMEHHEYADWATIGNPFRASAEKGQKVLAKMAEHLAAFVEEAKRFPVTLTTLDFPERAWY, from the coding sequence ATGTCAAAGCGGCTCAGGAACCTACTAGAGATGCCCTATGTGGACGTGGCTGAGCGGTTAAAGGAGGGCTGTGATACGGTCCTCGTACCGGTGGGTAGTACTGAGAAGCACGGTCCCCATATCCCCCTGGGGACCGACAGCCTGATCACCTATCACGTCGTCCAGGAAGCAGCAGAAGCAGCCGACGTCCTGCACACCCCATTGATGCCCTTCGGCTACTCTCCACACCACATGGGCTTGCCCGGAGAAGGCACCGGCTCAGTAACCTTAGCAGCTGAAACCTACAGGCGAGTACTCCACGACGTCGCTCGGAGCCTTATCTTTCACGGATTTAAAAAGATCATCTTTGTCTCCCACCACGGCTCTAACACCAAACCCATTGACGAGATTCTCCGAGCTCTACGCTATGCAACGGGTGCTTTCCTAGCCTTCTACAAAACGCCCACAGAGAGAGAGATAGAACTTCTTAAGGGAATCCTGGAAGGACCACCCGAGGAAACGCCAGGATGGCACTCTGGAGAACTGGAAACCTCAGCCATGATGGCGCTGGTTCCCCACGCCGTGTTCATGGAGCGGGCACGGGAAGGAAGGGCTCACGCCCCGAGTTGGATGGGGCCTGCCTTTAGCAAGAAAGATGGTACAGGCACGGTGATCTTCCAAGGGTCAGAGAACATATGGGTTCCTATGGAGCACCACGAGTACGCGGACTGGGCGACGATTGGCAACCCCTTCCGCGCATCCGCGGAGAAGGGACAGAAGGTCCTGGCCAAGATGGCCGAGCACCTAGCAGCTTTTGTAGAAGAGGCCAAAAGGTTTCCCGTCACGCTAACCACCTTGGACTTCCCTGAACGGGCCTGGTATTAG
- the rpe gene encoding ribulose-phosphate 3-epimerase has translation MRFAASILTADLTRLGEEIREAEAAGVDWIHLDVMDGVFVPNLTFGPLLVEAVRRVTALPLDVHLMIVHPERYLEDFARAGADLITIHFEATPHAHRAVQKVKELGKRAGLAVNPATPLEAFAPLLPELDLALLMSVNPGFGGQKYIPAATGRLGRLKEMRDRLNPGCLIEVDGGVNKDTVGEVFGAGADVAVAGSALFNERSLRENLGELRKALIRLKGP, from the coding sequence GTGCGCTTTGCGGCTTCCATCCTCACGGCGGACCTGACCAGGCTAGGGGAGGAGATCCGGGAAGCGGAGGCGGCCGGGGTGGACTGGATCCACCTGGACGTGATGGACGGGGTCTTTGTCCCTAACCTCACCTTCGGGCCTCTCCTGGTGGAGGCGGTCCGGCGGGTCACGGCCTTGCCCCTGGACGTGCACCTCATGATCGTGCACCCGGAGCGCTACCTGGAGGACTTCGCCCGGGCCGGGGCCGACCTCATCACCATCCACTTCGAGGCCACCCCCCACGCCCACAGGGCGGTGCAGAAGGTGAAGGAGCTCGGGAAGAGGGCGGGGCTGGCGGTGAACCCTGCCACCCCCTTGGAGGCCTTCGCGCCCCTTCTGCCCGAGCTGGACCTGGCCCTCCTCATGAGCGTGAACCCAGGGTTTGGGGGGCAGAAGTACATCCCCGCTGCCACGGGGAGGTTGGGCCGCCTCAAGGAGATGCGGGACCGGCTGAACCCCGGCTGCCTGATCGAGGTGGACGGGGGTGTGAACAAGGACACGGTGGGGGAGGTCTTTGGAGCGGGGGCGGACGTGGCGGTGGCGGGGAGTGCCCTTTTCAACGAGCGTTCCCTAAGGGAGAACCTGGGGGAACTGAGGAAAGCCCTGATCCGCCTGAAGGGTCCGTAA
- a CDS encoding tripartite tricarboxylate transporter TctB family protein: protein MPVHRGNLSELTLGIAGMAFAIWYGLGALDLLGGFSPTYLSPGLVPLLVSGILALLFATYTLINAIEAWNARRGKPSSTLDQDPGKESNWRTLFLLVGLTGLYTLGIHQLGFLIATPPYILLVLHFCGVRLAHRPTQPLFWSIGITIGLYVIFHEVFGVPVPGIGGR from the coding sequence ATGCCTGTCCATCGGGGGAATCTCTCCGAGCTGACCTTGGGTATAGCCGGAATGGCCTTCGCCATTTGGTATGGCCTGGGGGCTCTGGACCTTTTGGGGGGGTTTTCGCCCACCTATCTTAGCCCTGGTCTCGTGCCTCTGCTGGTGAGTGGGATCCTGGCCCTTCTTTTCGCAACTTATACCCTTATTAATGCCATTGAAGCCTGGAACGCCCGCAGGGGCAAACCCTCTTCGACCTTGGATCAGGATCCAGGGAAAGAAAGTAACTGGAGAACCCTATTCCTCCTTGTAGGGCTCACCGGGCTCTACACTCTAGGAATCCACCAGTTGGGCTTCTTAATCGCCACTCCCCCCTATATCCTCCTCGTCTTGCACTTCTGTGGGGTCAGGTTAGCCCATCGGCCTACGCAGCCGCTGTTCTGGTCTATCGGAATCACTATAGGTCTCTATGTGATTTTTCACGAGGTTTTTGGAGTTCCCGTGCCGGGTATCGGGGGAAGGTAA
- a CDS encoding DEAD/DEAH box helicase gives MEFKDFPLKDEIKEALLRRGITAPTPIQAAALPLALEGRDLIGQARTGTGKTLAFALPIAQGLEASSERGRPPRALVLTPTRELALQVSGELQAVAPHLKVVTVYGGTGYGKQKDELLRGADVVVATPGRALDYLKQGVLDLSRLRIAVLDEADEMLSMGFEEEVEALLSATPPERQTLLFSATLPSWARRLAERYMRAPVVINVVREEGVTYQEEAVPAPGDRLSLLSDLLYVKAPKRAIVFTRTKAETEEVATGLLRLGHPARAIHGDLSQTDRERVMRAFREGEVRVLVATDVAARGLDIPEVDLVVHHRLPDRPETYQHRSGRTGRAGRGGEVVILYGPRERRELSELERAVGRTFRRVNPPTPEEVLEAKWHHLLARLARVPERDYKLYLDFAGRLFAEGRVEVVAALMALLLGGAPREKSLLTGEEGWLTFRATGARLTLPRLVALLKERGLEVGKIAQGEEALYVDLRPQDLPRLAEVPGVKLERARRVEALPEAPAHSRRPMRR, from the coding sequence ATGGAGTTCAAAGACTTTCCCCTGAAGGACGAGATCAAGGAAGCCCTCCTGCGGCGGGGCATCACCGCCCCCACCCCCATCCAGGCGGCGGCCTTGCCCCTGGCCCTGGAGGGCAGGGATCTCATCGGCCAGGCCCGCACCGGCACCGGCAAGACCCTGGCCTTTGCCCTGCCCATCGCCCAGGGCCTCGAGGCCTCCTCCGAGCGGGGCCGCCCCCCCAGGGCCCTGGTCCTCACCCCCACCCGGGAGCTGGCCCTCCAGGTCTCCGGGGAGCTGCAGGCGGTGGCCCCCCACCTCAAGGTGGTCACCGTGTACGGGGGCACCGGCTACGGCAAGCAAAAAGACGAGCTCCTCCGGGGGGCAGACGTGGTGGTGGCCACCCCCGGGCGGGCCCTGGACTACCTGAAACAGGGGGTTTTGGACCTCTCCCGGCTGCGGATCGCCGTCCTGGACGAGGCGGACGAGATGCTCTCCATGGGCTTTGAGGAGGAGGTGGAGGCCCTTCTTTCCGCCACGCCCCCTGAGCGCCAGACCCTCCTCTTCTCCGCCACCCTGCCCTCCTGGGCCAGGAGGCTCGCCGAGCGCTACATGCGCGCCCCGGTGGTCATCAACGTGGTGCGGGAGGAGGGGGTTACCTACCAGGAGGAGGCGGTGCCCGCCCCTGGGGACCGCCTTTCCCTCCTCTCCGACCTCCTTTACGTGAAAGCCCCCAAGCGGGCCATCGTCTTCACCCGCACCAAGGCGGAAACGGAAGAGGTGGCCACGGGCCTCCTCCGCCTGGGCCATCCGGCCCGGGCCATCCACGGCGACCTCTCCCAGACGGACCGGGAAAGGGTGATGCGGGCCTTCCGCGAGGGGGAGGTGCGGGTCCTGGTGGCCACGGACGTGGCCGCCCGCGGCCTGGACATCCCCGAGGTGGACCTGGTGGTGCACCACCGCCTCCCCGACCGGCCGGAGACCTACCAGCACCGCTCCGGGCGCACGGGCCGCGCGGGGCGGGGGGGTGAGGTGGTGATCCTCTACGGACCTCGGGAAAGGCGGGAGCTTTCCGAGCTGGAACGGGCGGTGGGGCGTACCTTCCGGCGGGTAAACCCCCCTACACCCGAAGAAGTCCTGGAGGCCAAGTGGCACCACCTCCTGGCCCGGCTCGCCCGGGTGCCGGAGCGGGACTACAAGCTCTACCTGGACTTCGCCGGGAGGCTCTTCGCCGAGGGGCGGGTGGAGGTGGTGGCGGCCCTCATGGCCCTCCTCCTGGGCGGGGCCCCCAGGGAGAAGAGCCTCCTCACCGGGGAGGAGGGCTGGCTCACCTTCAGGGCCACAGGGGCCAGGCTCACCCTGCCCCGGCTCGTGGCCCTGCTGAAGGAGAGGGGCCTCGAGGTGGGCAAGATCGCCCAGGGAGAGGAGGCCCTTTACGTGGATCTGCGCCCGCAGGACCTCCCCCGCCTGGCCGAGGTGCCGGGGGTGAAGCTGGAGCGGGCCCGGCGGGTGGAAGCCCTGCCCGAGGCGCCCGCCCATAGCCGCCGTCCCATGCGCCGCTAA
- a CDS encoding phosphate-starvation-inducible PsiE family protein, translated as MDRLQAFFPLAERAIYLFAGLMVILGAAYLLGSALVEGTELLFQRQGDRLAIFLLDRVLLALMMAEILYTVMRFAKEGQLQVEPFLIIGIIAGVRRILVVTAEGLQKFPFALDHPGFQAVLAELLLLSLMILALAWAYRLVRKV; from the coding sequence ATGGACAGGCTGCAGGCCTTCTTTCCCCTGGCGGAGCGCGCCATCTACCTCTTCGCCGGGCTCATGGTCATCCTAGGGGCGGCCTACCTCCTGGGGAGTGCCTTGGTGGAGGGGACCGAGCTCCTCTTCCAAAGGCAGGGGGATCGGCTGGCCATCTTCCTCCTGGACCGGGTGCTCCTGGCTCTGATGATGGCGGAGATCCTTTACACCGTCATGCGCTTCGCCAAGGAGGGCCAGCTCCAGGTGGAGCCCTTCCTGATCATCGGCATCATCGCCGGGGTGCGGAGGATTCTGGTGGTGACCGCCGAGGGCCTACAGAAGTTCCCCTTCGCCCTGGACCACCCGGGTTTCCAGGCGGTTTTGGCGGAGCTTTTGCTCCTCTCTCTCATGATCCTGGCCTTGGCCTGGGCCTACCGCCTGGTGCGGAAGGTATAG
- a CDS encoding class II aldolase/adducin family protein has translation MPKGKGIEEIKQELCRFAKLAWERRLIAGLGGNVSARVPGEELILITASGVSLRDTAPRNLIAVNLDGELVDKASNLTPSKELGMHLAAYRLREEVKAVFHLHPPHATAFATWGSPLPLVVDGAKARFGYVPCLDYAPSGSEMLHNIVQKGIGLFPNAWAYLLKNHGSITLGRSVAEAFYLADLLEDAAKIALLSTLARGGYPEVPR, from the coding sequence GTGCCAAAGGGTAAAGGCATCGAGGAAATTAAACAAGAGCTATGCCGTTTCGCAAAACTGGCCTGGGAGCGGCGGCTGATTGCCGGTTTAGGAGGGAACGTGAGCGCCCGTGTCCCCGGTGAAGAGCTGATTTTGATCACCGCCAGCGGCGTTTCCCTAAGGGATACGGCACCTCGCAACCTGATAGCGGTAAATCTCGATGGCGAACTTGTGGATAAAGCAAGCAATCTGACCCCTTCTAAAGAGTTGGGAATGCATTTGGCAGCCTATCGCCTCAGGGAAGAAGTCAAAGCCGTTTTTCACCTTCACCCCCCCCATGCCACTGCCTTTGCCACTTGGGGTTCGCCCCTCCCCTTAGTGGTAGATGGCGCCAAAGCCCGGTTTGGCTACGTGCCTTGTTTGGACTATGCGCCTTCGGGATCGGAGATGTTGCATAACATCGTACAGAAAGGTATAGGGCTATTCCCGAACGCTTGGGCTTATCTGCTCAAGAACCATGGCTCCATAACCTTAGGGCGCTCTGTTGCAGAAGCCTTCTACCTTGCGGATCTGTTGGAAGATGCCGCCAAAATCGCCCTCTTAAGTACGTTAGCACGCGGTGGATATCCGGAAGTCCCCCGTTAG
- the tkt gene encoding transketolase, with protein sequence MTEPKDLEALSVNAIRFLAIDAVEKAKSGHPGMPMAMAPLAYLLFHEAMRHNPLDPSWPNRDRFVLSAGHGSMLLYAILHLTGYDLSLEELKRFRQWGSKTPGHPEYGHTPGVEVTTGPLGQGIATAVGLALAERKLAAEFNRPGYEVVNHYTYVLASDGDLMEGVSGEASSLAGHWRLSKLIVFWDDNRISIDGPTDLAFTEDVLLRFRAYGWQTLRVEDANNLQALRHALRLAQLDERPSLIAVRSHIGFGSPKQDSHKAHGEPLGVEAVAATRRNLGWPYPPFEVPEEVYRHMDMREKGRAWQEAWEQLLVAYARAYPDLYQELSRRLKGELPSLPEEPPTFDKPIATRAASGRALDAIASRMPELLGGSADLTPSNNTQAQGMAGFSPQNPTGRYIHFGVREHGMGAILNGLNLHGGYRAYGGTFLVFSDYLRPAIRLAALMGTPTIFVFTHDSIALGEDGPTHQPVEHLVSLRAMPGLWVIRPADAYETFYAWHVALGRKEGPTALVLTRQAVPLLSPEKAKGVLKGGYVLEDAEDPEGVLVATGSEVHLALEARALLAERGRRVRVVSLPSFELFAAQPQAYRKEVLPPGLPTLAVEAGATLGWERYAHKAVGLDRFGASAPYPEVYERLGFTPKRVVEAFLDLLE encoded by the coding sequence ATGACTGAGCCCAAGGACCTCGAGGCCCTTTCCGTGAACGCCATCCGGTTTTTGGCCATCGATGCCGTGGAAAAGGCCAAAAGCGGCCACCCTGGCATGCCCATGGCCATGGCGCCCCTGGCCTATCTCCTCTTTCACGAGGCCATGCGCCACAATCCCCTGGACCCCTCTTGGCCCAACCGGGATCGCTTTGTCCTTTCCGCCGGGCATGGGTCCATGCTCCTTTACGCCATCTTGCACCTCACGGGCTATGACCTCTCCCTCGAGGAGCTCAAACGCTTCCGCCAGTGGGGCTCCAAGACCCCGGGGCACCCCGAGTACGGTCACACCCCGGGGGTAGAGGTGACCACCGGTCCCCTGGGCCAGGGGATCGCCACCGCCGTGGGCCTGGCCCTGGCGGAGAGGAAGCTCGCCGCGGAGTTCAACCGCCCGGGTTATGAGGTGGTGAACCACTACACCTACGTGCTGGCCTCGGATGGGGACCTGATGGAGGGGGTTTCCGGGGAGGCCAGCTCCTTGGCGGGGCACTGGCGGCTTTCCAAGCTCATCGTCTTCTGGGACGACAACCGCATCTCCATCGACGGTCCCACGGACCTGGCCTTCACCGAGGACGTCCTCCTGCGCTTCCGCGCCTACGGCTGGCAGACCCTCCGGGTGGAGGACGCCAACAACCTCCAAGCCCTCCGCCACGCCCTCCGCCTGGCCCAGCTGGACGAAAGGCCCTCCCTCATCGCCGTGCGCAGCCACATCGGCTTCGGTTCCCCCAAGCAGGACTCCCACAAGGCCCACGGGGAGCCCCTGGGGGTGGAGGCGGTGGCGGCCACCCGGAGAAACCTGGGCTGGCCCTACCCTCCCTTCGAGGTGCCCGAGGAAGTCTACCGCCACATGGACATGCGGGAGAAGGGGAGGGCCTGGCAAGAAGCCTGGGAACAGCTGCTGGTAGCCTACGCCCGGGCTTATCCCGATCTTTACCAGGAACTTTCGCGCCGCCTAAAGGGCGAGCTCCCCTCTCTACCCGAGGAACCCCCAACCTTTGACAAACCCATTGCCACGCGGGCTGCCAGCGGCAGGGCCTTGGACGCCATCGCCTCCCGGATGCCCGAGCTTCTGGGGGGAAGCGCCGACCTCACCCCCTCCAACAACACCCAGGCCCAGGGCATGGCGGGTTTCTCCCCCCAAAACCCCACGGGACGGTACATCCACTTCGGGGTAAGGGAGCATGGGATGGGGGCAATCCTCAATGGCCTGAACCTGCACGGAGGCTACCGGGCCTACGGGGGCACCTTCCTGGTCTTCTCCGACTACCTGCGCCCCGCCATCCGCCTGGCCGCCCTCATGGGCACCCCCACGATCTTCGTCTTCACCCACGACTCCATCGCCCTGGGGGAGGACGGCCCCACCCACCAGCCCGTGGAGCACCTCGTGTCCTTGCGGGCCATGCCGGGCCTCTGGGTGATCCGCCCTGCGGACGCCTACGAAACCTTCTATGCCTGGCACGTGGCCCTGGGGCGGAAGGAGGGCCCCACCGCCCTCGTTCTCACCCGGCAGGCGGTGCCCCTCCTTTCCCCGGAAAAGGCCAAAGGAGTCCTTAAAGGAGGCTACGTCCTGGAGGATGCGGAAGACCCCGAAGGAGTCCTGGTGGCCACGGGTAGCGAGGTGCATCTAGCCCTGGAGGCCAGGGCTCTCCTGGCCGAGAGAGGCCGCCGGGTGCGGGTGGTGAGCCTGCCCTCCTTCGAGCTCTTCGCGGCCCAGCCCCAGGCGTACCGGAAGGAGGTCCTCCCGCCAGGCCTCCCCACCCTGGCGGTGGAGGCGGGGGCCACCTTGGGCTGGGAACGCTACGCCCATAAGGCGGTGGGCCTGGACCGCTTCGGGGCCAGCGCTCCCTACCCCGAGGTCTACGAGAGGCTGGGCTTCACCCCAAAGCGGGTGGTGGAGGCCTTTCTGGACCTTTTGGAGTAG